One window from the genome of Mustela lutreola isolate mMusLut2 chromosome 11, mMusLut2.pri, whole genome shotgun sequence encodes:
- the FZD10 gene encoding frizzled-10 translates to MPRPGPRLWLVLQVMGSCAAISSMDMERPGDGKCQPIEIPMCKDIGYNMTRMPNLMGHENQREAAIQLHEFAPLVEYGCHGHLRFFLCSLYAPMCTEQVSTPIPACRVMCEQARLKCSPIMEQFNFKWPDSLDCSKLPSKNDPNYLCMEAPNNGSDEPSRGSGLFPPLFRPQRPHSAQEHSLRDAGPGRASCDNPGKFHHVEKSAACAPLCTPGVDVYWSRGDKRFAVVWLAVWAVLCFFSSAFTVLTFLIDPARFRYPERPIIFLSMCYCVYSVGYIIRLFAGAESIACDRDSGQLYVIQEGLESTGCTLVFLVLYYFGMASSLWWVILTLTWFLAAGKKWGHEAIEANSSYFHLAAWAIPAVKTILILVMRRVAGDELTGVCYVGSMDVNALTGFVLVPLACYLVIGTSFILSGFVALFHIRRVMKTGGENTDKLEKLMVRIGVFSVLYTVPATCVIACYFYERLNMEYWKILATQHKCRMNNQTKTLDCLMAASIPAVEIFMVKIFMLLVVGITSGMWIWTSKTLQSWQNVCSRRFKKKSRRKPASVLTSGGIYKKAQHPQKTHLGKYEIPAQPPTCV, encoded by the coding sequence ATCGAGATCCCGATGTGCAAGGACATTGGCTACAACATGACCCGCATGCCCAACCTGATGGGCCACGAGAACCAGCGCGAGGCCGCCATCCAGCTGCACGAGTTCGCGCCGCTGGTGGAGTACGGCTGCCACGGCCACCTCCGCTTCTTCCTGTGCTCTCTGTACGCGCCCATGTGCACCGAGCAAgtctccacccccatccccgccTGCCGGGTCATGTGCGAGCAGGCCCGGCTCAAGTGCTCCCCGATCATGGAGCAGTTCAACTTCAAGTGGCCCGACTCGCTGGACTGCAGCAAGCTCCCCAGCAAGAACGACCCCAACTACCTGTGCATGGAGGCGCCCAACAACGGCTCAGACGAGCCCTCCCGGGGCTCCGGCCTGTTCCCGCCCCTCTTCCGGCCGCAGCGGCCGCACAGCGCGCAGGAGCACTCGCTCAGGGACGCGGGCCCGGGACGCGCCAGCTGCGACAACCCGGGCAAGTTCCACCACGTGGAGAAGAGCGCGGCGTGCGCGCCGCTGTGCACGCCCGGCGTGGACGTGTACTGGAGCCGCGGCGACAAGCGCTTCGCCGTGGTGTGGCTGGCCGTCTGGGCTGTGCTGTGCTTCTTCTCCAGCGCCTTCACCGTGCTCACCTTCCTCATCGACCCGGCGCGCTTCAGGTACCCCGAGCGCCCCATCATCTTCCTGTCCATGTGCTACTGCGTCTACTCCGTGGGCTACATCATCCGCCTCTTTGCCGGCGCGGAGAGCATCGCCTGCGACCGGGACAGCGGGCAGCTCTACGTCATCCAGGAGGGGCTGGAGAGCACGGGCTGCACCCTGGTCTTCCTGGTCCTCTACTACTTCGGGATGGCCAGCTCGCTGTGGTGGGTGATTCTCACTCTCACCTGGTTCCTGGCCGCAGGCAAGAAGTGGGGCCACGAGGCCATCGAGGCCAACAGCAGCTATTTCCACCTGGCAGCCTGGGCCATCCCCGCGGTGAAGACCATCCTGATCCTGGTGATGCGCAGGGTGGCGGGCGACGAGCTCACCGGCGTGTGCTACGTGGGCAGCATGGACGTGAACGCCCTCACCGGCTTCGTGCTCGTCCCGCTGGCCTGCTACCTGGTCATCGGCACGTCCTTCATCCTGTCCGGCTTCGTGGCGCTCTTCCATATCCGCAGGGTGATGAAGACGGGCGGGGAGAACACCGACAAGCTGGAGAAGCTCATGGTAAGGATCGGCGTCTTCTCCGTGCTCTACACGGTGCCGGCCACCTGTGTGATCGCCTGCTACTTTTATGAGCGCCTCAACATGGAGTACTGGAAAATCCTGGCCACCCAGCACAAGTGCAGAATGAACAACCAGACCAAGACTCTGGACTGTCTGATGGCCGCTTCCATCCCGGCCGTGGAGATCTTCATGGTGAAGATCTTCATGctgctggtggtgggtatcaccAGCGGGATGTGGATCTGGACGTCCAAAACCCTGCAGTCGTGGCAGAACGTCTGCAGCCGCAGGTTTAAGAAGAAGAGCAGGAGGAAACCCGCCAGTGTGCTCACCAGCGGTGGGATTTACAAAAAAGCCCAGCATCCCCAGAAAACCCATCTCGGAAAATATGAAATCCCTGCCCAGCCTCCCACCTGTGTGTGA